The Castanea sativa cultivar Marrone di Chiusa Pesio chromosome 11, ASM4071231v1 genome contains a region encoding:
- the LOC142615204 gene encoding pentatricopeptide repeat-containing protein At3g29230 — protein sequence MAYARKVFDQIPDPPNIALWNAMFKGYAQNESYREVLVLFSNMKSLDVMPNCFTFPIVLKSCGKINAYVEGQEVQCVAIKGGFRGNPFVGTTLIDMYAGGGAIRAAYKVFGEMVERNVVAWTSMISGYILCRDMVSAQRLFDLAPERDVVLWNTMVSGYIELGDMVAARKLFDEMPNRDVMSWNTVLNGYANNGDVEACERLFEEMPERNIFSWNGLIGGYARNGKFFEVMETFKRMLIEGNVLPNDATLVIALSACSRLGALDLGKWVHAYAESNGYKGNLYIGNALIDMYAKCGIIENAVDVFKSMGRKDLITWNTIINGIAMHGHGSDALNLFCEMKNAGETPDGITFIGILCACAHMGLVEDGFSYFQSMVDDYSIVPQIEHYGCMVDLFARAGLLDQAIEFVRKMPMEADAVIWAALLGACRIYKNIELAEVALDQLIKLEPKNPSNFVMLSNIYGDLGRWKDVARLKVAMRDTGLRKLPGCSLIEVNDSVVEFYSLDERHSEREEIYRALRGLTKSLRSFENLPDLMELEQGG from the coding sequence ATGGCTTATGCACGCAAAGTGTTCGATCAAATTCCTGACCCGCCAAATATTGCGCTATGGAATGCAATGTTCAAAGGGTATGCTCAAAATGAGTCTTATAGGGaagttttagttttgtttagTAATATGAAGAGCTTGGATGTGATGCCCAATTGCTTTACTTTCCCTATTGTTTTGAAATCTTGTGGGAAAATTAATGCATATGTGGAAGGCCAGGAAGTGCAATGTGTGGCAATAAAGGGTGGGTTTAGAGGAAACCCATTTGTGGGAACTACGTTGATTGATATGTATGCGGGTGGAGGAGCAATTAGAGCTGCTTACAAGGTCTTTGGTGAGATGGTTGAGAGGAATGTAGTTGCTTGGACTTCGATGATTAGTGGGTATATTTTGTGTCGTGATATGGTTTCTGCACAGCGCCTTTTTGACTTGGCTCCTGAGCGAGATGTTGTGTTGTGGAACACTATGGTTTCAGGTTATATTGAATTGGGTGATATGGTAGCAGCAAGGAAGCTTTTCGATGAGATGCCTAACCGAGATGTGATGTCTTGGAATACGGTGTTGAACGGTTATGCGAATAATGGGGATGTTGAGGCGTGTGAGAGGTTGTTTGAAGAGATGCCTGAGAGGAATATTTTCTCTTGGAATGGACTGATTGGAGGGTATGCCCGAAATGGGAAATTCTTTGAAGTTATGGAGACATTCAAAAGGATGCTAATTGAGGGTAATGTGCTTCCTAATGATGCCACACTGGTGATCGCACTGTCTGCTTGTTCAAGATTAGGAGCTCTTGATTTAGGTAAGTGGGTTCATGCGTATGCGGAGAGTAATGGATATAAGGGAAATCTTTACATTGGGAATGCTTTGATTGACATGTATGCAAAATGTGGAATTATAGAAAATGCTGTTGATGTGTTCAAGAGCATGGGTAGAAAGGATTTGATTACGTGGAACACCATAATCAATGGCATAGCAATGCATGGACATGGGAGTGACGCCCTTAATCTGTTTTGTGAGATGAAAAATGCTGGAGAAACACCAGATGGAATCACCTTCATAGGTATCCTGTGCGCATGTGCACACATGGGCTTAGTTGAAGATGGCTTTTCATATTTCCAGTCAATGGTTGATGATTATTCAATTGTGCCTCAAATTGAGCATTATGGTTGTATGGTTGATCTGTTTGCCCGAGCTGGTCTTTTAGACCAGGCAATAGAGTTTGTGAGGAAGATGCCCATGGAAGCAGATGCTGTTATTTGGGCTGCCTTACTTGGGGCATGTAGGATTTACAAAAACATTGAGTTGGCTGAAGTGGCTCTTGACCAGCTTATCAAACTTGAACCGAAGAACCCCTCAAATTTCGTTATGCTGTCAAATATATATGGGGATCTTGGGAGATGGAAAGATGTTGCACGACTAAAAGTTGCAATGAGGGATACAGGGTTGAGAAAATTGCCAGGATGTAGCTTGATTGAGGTCAACGATTCTGTTGTTGAGTTCTATTCCTTAGATGAGAGGCATTCTGAGAGAGAGGAAATCTATAGAGCCTTGAGGGGGTTGACAAAATC